A section of the Thauera chlorobenzoica genome encodes:
- a CDS encoding ABC transporter permease, translating to MTPIWHLSLASIANRRLAAMLTVLAVALSVALLLGVERVRNDARAGFAQTLSGTDLVVGARAGAVQLLLYSVFHIGDATNNVSWASIEEVAALPQVAWLVPIALGDSHRGHRVVGTTGAFFEHYRYGERRALRFAAGRAFAGMPEGLFEVVLGAEVAARFGYRVGERIVLSHGGAGGPPFAEHGDKPFTVVGVLARSGTPVDRALLVGLEGLEAIHIDWQGGAPVPGVKIGPEHVRKFDLAPKSVTAALLGLESRTAVFRVQRWINAYAGEPLSAILPGVTLQELWSLVGMAEKALLAVSALVVMVGLAGLVAVVVASLGERRRELAILRALGAGPGQVFALLAVESLLLALAGCALGLGLLYGAGALAAPWLGARHGLQLSLGLPAAGEWGLLAAVLGASLLASLVPALRAYRYSLADGMTIRI from the coding sequence TGGCATCTGAGCCTGGCGAGCATCGCCAACCGCCGCCTCGCGGCGATGCTCACCGTGCTTGCGGTGGCCTTGTCCGTGGCCCTGCTGCTCGGCGTGGAGCGGGTGCGCAACGATGCGCGCGCCGGGTTCGCCCAGACCCTGTCCGGTACCGATCTGGTGGTGGGCGCACGCGCGGGGGCGGTGCAGCTGCTGCTGTATTCGGTGTTCCATATCGGCGACGCGACCAACAACGTCTCGTGGGCGAGCATCGAGGAGGTCGCCGCGCTGCCGCAGGTCGCATGGCTGGTGCCGATCGCGCTCGGCGATTCGCACCGCGGCCACCGCGTGGTCGGCACGACCGGGGCTTTCTTCGAGCATTACCGCTACGGCGAGCGGCGTGCGCTGCGCTTCGCCGCCGGGCGCGCTTTTGCCGGCATGCCCGAGGGGCTGTTCGAAGTGGTCCTCGGCGCCGAGGTCGCGGCCCGCTTCGGCTACCGTGTCGGCGAGCGGATCGTGCTCAGCCACGGCGGCGCGGGTGGGCCTCCATTCGCCGAGCATGGCGACAAGCCGTTCACCGTAGTCGGGGTGCTGGCGCGCAGCGGCACCCCGGTCGACCGTGCGCTGCTGGTGGGGTTGGAAGGCCTTGAGGCGATCCATATCGACTGGCAGGGCGGGGCGCCGGTCCCGGGGGTGAAGATCGGCCCCGAGCATGTGCGCAAGTTCGATCTGGCGCCGAAGTCGGTCACTGCGGCGCTGCTCGGTCTGGAGAGCCGTACCGCGGTGTTCCGTGTCCAGCGCTGGATCAACGCTTACGCCGGGGAGCCGCTCAGCGCGATCCTGCCCGGGGTGACCCTGCAGGAGCTGTGGAGCCTGGTGGGGATGGCGGAGAAGGCCCTGCTCGCTGTTTCGGCGCTGGTGGTGATGGTGGGGCTGGCCGGCCTGGTGGCGGTGGTGGTCGCCAGCCTCGGCGAGCGCCGGCGCGAGCTCGCGATCCTGCGCGCGCTCGGGGCCGGGCCGGGGCAGGTTTTCGCCCTGCTGGCGGTGGAGAGCCTGCTGCTGGCGCTCGCCGGCTGCGCCCTCGGCCTGGGGCTGCTGTATGGTGCGGGGGCGCTCGCCGCGCCCTGGCTGGGTGCGCGCCACGGCCTGCAGCTGTCGCTCGGCCTGCCCGCGGCCGGGGAGTGGGGCCTGCTCGCCGCGGTGCTCGGCGCGAGCCTGCTGGCGAGCCTGGTGCCGGCGCTGCGGGCGTATCGCTATTCGCTCGCCGACGGCATGACGATACGAATCTGA
- a CDS encoding DUF3299 domain-containing protein, whose translation MMIEPQLLRAAFCAIAAVLLSAAPLPVAAQTAGGDYRVGDRLASPAQSGKAAAYREISWDDLIPADWNPERFLAELDLDALEDNDPRAAEAMQRMREEWDRAPVVERLGGARVRIPGFVVALEGDGKSIREFLLVPYFGACVHVPPPPANQLIHVVPAKPLPAAWNMMPVWVNGVMTVGQVDSEMGRAGYQLRAVAVEEYKDPLPR comes from the coding sequence ATGATGATCGAACCACAATTGCTGCGCGCCGCCTTCTGCGCCATCGCCGCCGTGCTGCTGAGCGCCGCGCCGCTGCCGGTCGCGGCGCAGACCGCTGGCGGCGACTACCGCGTTGGCGACCGTCTGGCGTCCCCGGCCCAGTCCGGCAAGGCCGCCGCCTACCGCGAGATCAGCTGGGACGACCTGATCCCGGCAGACTGGAACCCGGAGCGCTTCCTCGCCGAGCTCGATCTCGACGCCCTCGAGGACAACGACCCGCGCGCTGCCGAAGCGATGCAGCGCATGCGCGAGGAATGGGACCGGGCGCCGGTGGTCGAGCGCCTGGGCGGGGCGCGGGTCCGCATCCCGGGTTTCGTCGTGGCCCTCGAGGGCGACGGCAAGTCGATTCGCGAGTTCCTCCTCGTGCCCTATTTCGGCGCCTGCGTGCACGTGCCGCCGCCGCCGGCGAACCAGCTCATCCACGTGGTCCCCGCCAAACCGCTGCCGGCCGCCTGGAACATGATGCCGGTGTGGGTCAATGGGGTGATGACGGTCGGGCAGGTGGATTCCGAGATGGGCCGTGCCGGTTACCAGCTGCGCGCCGTCGCCGTCGAGGAGTACAAGGACCCGCTGCCGCGCTGA
- a CDS encoding glycosyltransferase — protein sequence MSRHPPSGLQMRLKADDLSSPRPAPAPDAAAVPAPLAAASAAPRRRRYLPVRAKFSLALAAALAWGILSYGIATPWIAALALHIGSGAAHLVIFGIALLPGFMNAFMVSSLLLDHRPAFKHRPATLPALTILVAAYNEQDSIEDTLESIALQAYPGELGVVVINDGSTDGTAAILERLRPRYPWLRVIHLARNAGKSAALNAGLRTVDTPYVITVDGDSYLFRHALENLVLRLLGDPAHTAAVAGAVMVRNSRANLVTKIQEWDYFHGIAAVKRIQSLYQGTLVAQGAFSIYRSDALRQVGGWRPVVGEDIVLTWALLEAGYRVGYCENACLFTNAPATWRQFIRQRQRWSRGLIEAFKSHWRLLFKPRLSSLFVWWNATFPYLDLVYTFVFLPGIVLALFGHYYIAGPMTLIVLPLAMLVNYVMFRVQVRMFQEQGLKVRKNVAGFVLYALFYSLVLQPACVIGYLKEVVLRSKNWGTK from the coding sequence ATGTCGCGACACCCTCCGAGCGGACTCCAGATGCGCCTCAAGGCCGACGATCTCTCATCCCCCAGGCCGGCTCCCGCGCCCGACGCGGCAGCCGTGCCGGCACCGCTTGCGGCCGCCTCCGCGGCACCGCGCAGAAGGCGCTACCTCCCGGTTCGCGCCAAGTTCTCGCTCGCGCTGGCCGCCGCTCTGGCCTGGGGCATCCTGTCCTATGGCATCGCCACGCCGTGGATCGCCGCACTCGCCCTGCATATCGGCTCCGGCGCTGCCCACCTCGTCATCTTCGGCATCGCCCTCCTGCCCGGATTCATGAACGCGTTCATGGTCTCCAGCCTGCTTCTCGACCACCGCCCGGCATTCAAGCACCGTCCCGCCACGCTCCCCGCCCTGACGATCCTCGTCGCTGCCTACAACGAGCAGGACTCGATCGAGGACACCCTCGAGAGCATCGCGCTGCAGGCCTATCCCGGCGAACTCGGCGTCGTCGTCATCAACGACGGCTCCACCGATGGCACCGCCGCCATCCTGGAGCGCCTGCGCCCCCGCTACCCCTGGCTCCGCGTGATCCACCTGGCGCGCAATGCGGGCAAATCCGCCGCCCTCAACGCCGGCCTGCGGACGGTGGACACCCCCTACGTGATCACCGTGGATGGCGACTCCTACCTGTTCCGGCATGCGCTCGAAAACCTCGTCCTGCGCCTCCTCGGCGACCCCGCGCACACCGCCGCGGTCGCCGGCGCGGTGATGGTCCGCAACTCGCGCGCCAACCTCGTCACCAAGATCCAGGAATGGGACTATTTCCATGGCATCGCCGCGGTGAAGCGCATCCAGTCCTTGTACCAGGGCACGCTGGTCGCCCAGGGCGCGTTTTCGATCTACCGCAGCGACGCCTTGCGCCAGGTCGGCGGCTGGCGGCCGGTGGTGGGCGAGGACATCGTCCTCACCTGGGCCCTGCTCGAAGCCGGCTACCGGGTCGGATACTGCGAAAACGCCTGCCTGTTCACCAACGCCCCCGCCACCTGGCGGCAGTTCATCCGCCAGCGCCAGCGCTGGTCGCGCGGCCTGATCGAGGCCTTCAAGAGCCATTGGCGGCTGCTCTTCAAGCCGCGCCTGTCGAGTCTGTTCGTGTGGTGGAACGCCACCTTCCCCTATCTCGATCTCGTCTACACCTTCGTTTTCCTGCCCGGGATCGTACTCGCGCTGTTCGGCCACTACTACATCGCCGGGCCGATGACCCTGATCGTGCTGCCGCTGGCGATGCTGGTGAATTACGTGATGTTCCGCGTCCAGGTGCGGATGTTCCAGGAGCAAGGGCTCAAGGTGCGCAAGAACGTCGCCGGCTTCGTCCTCTACGCCCTGTTCTACAGCCTCGTGCTGCAGCCCGCCTGCGTCATCGGCTACCTCAAGGAAGTCGTGCTCCGTTCCAAGAACTGGGGCACCAAATGA